From the Kazachstania africana CBS 2517 chromosome 12, complete genome genome, the window CTTATTTGTTTTGGGACTCTTCATGAAATGAAAAGCCACATGATTGCTCTTAACGACGCGATTAAAAAAGGAACTGTACGACACTACGGCTTAATATCCTTtgattcaagaagaaaaacattTTTAAACATGATATAAATgagaataaaatattgCAATACATAATTTTACAGTGTATActtatttaaatattttctatcaATAGCCCagaataaaattttaaaaaaaaaaagagacCCAATAAATATACGTTAGACGATATATCTTTAGAATATTTCGACGTttaaaacaatttttccttGTGCTCTCTGAGTCCTCATATAATCGAAAGCCTTCACGGTATCTTTCCAATCGTAAACTTGGTCTACAACACACTTGACCGTGCCGTCCTCCAAAAATTGACCACATTTATTGATCCAATCGTTTTTAGCAGCACTCTTCACAGTTGGATCAAAATTATAGcttatatatgtatatttcCAAATCACTGATCCGAAGAGTTTTCTAGCATTAGCACTTGGATTATCCCAGGAATTAAATATATCAGTGTTGTAATTACTGACATAGTCACCTACCGTAGTGACATAGCAACCTTTCCCATGTATCAAAGTACTTGAATACGATAGAATGTCATAACCACCGACAAAATCAAGCACAATATCGAACTTACCTTGATCGTATTCTAAAAATGTTTCCTCGTTGGGGTTCGTGTAATCCTCTATCTTTTCCTCGTCTAACATTTTTCTCAGTGGTTTACTGGCTTTACCTCTACATGTCAAATAATTAATGAAGATCATTTCATTGGCAAAATCACtaaaattctttttcaaaatgtcaGGACCATTACTTGATGTTACAATGACAATTTTCTTGGATACTTTGTAGTGTCTTTTCAGAAGTTGGATAGCAAACATTCCTACGGAACTTGTACCTCCATTGACTAAAATGTTTGAATCTGATTTTAAGAATTTATCCCTTTGTAGTCTATCTAAAATATTAAATGCAGTTCCTAAACAGTACAACGATGCAGAAGCATCGATTTCACTTATTGTGTCTGGACGCAATAAGATTGGATCCACTTTTGGATCGACTAATATTGAACTCTGTAAAGCTCCATTACCCAAATGAGGGTGATAATAGATACCGAACACTTCATCACCTTCATGCCATGCAAATTGAACGTCACTACCCACATGGGTTACGACACCACTGTATTCTCTACCGAGACCGACTTGTCCGTATACGGCATTTGCATACCCATTCCTTATCTTCAAATCGACCGGATTCAAACCGACATGTTTAACTTGTACGACAATTTTATCCTTTGGGATGGGGGTCctgattttcttttcgtAGGAGAATTCGGTGGGACCgtcttttgaataaaagaCTTGAGCTTTAATCGGTATATGCTTGACGTTTCTTAACGGTCTTGCCACACGCTGTAATTTATTAGCATCTTCAGAATAAATTGTCCTTGGGACCGATTTGTCCTTTGCCAGGGAGACGGCATGTAGTCTTGTAGTTGTGTTTGCACTCATTATATGATGCTCTTATAACAATGAAAGTAGTTGAAAACAGATGATTTTTTAGATATACGTATCctatttatttatatgcGATGAggtttattttgatttcatctttttttttcatgtgATAAATTTCTCGGATGTGGTTATTGCCAATACTGTGATGGTCGTATCCAATGCCCgccaaaaagaaaagacgACTGGTTAACCATGCCGATGAGTTGTGGTGGGCAACGGTGTCTAAGAGGACTTGGTGGTGTCCATGTACCTTTAACTAGACAAAAcagaatattatattatatgACATATTTGAGTAAATACAAAGCTTTGGGAGGGGTAGGAGTTTATGCGGCGATCGGCGTAGGAGCTGGTAGACCTGCTTTCTCGTAGAATTCAGCCAGGTCTTCAGGTTCGAAGATGACCTCTATCATTAAAGAACAGCTTGGACACACTGCTATGTTTTCTCCATCGAACATATCCTCCAGTAAGATTTCAAACCTGTCACCGCAGGGACATGGGTAAGTGAACATTTGAGTCTCCGGAAGGAAAGTCATATCttctatttcaatatcGTCGTATGTAGACATCTTTTATTATGCGAATGTGTGTGCCTTCTAGCTTTTCTGCTGCTACTTTTGTGAACTTGAACAGATACCAGTGACACAGATCTCCTCAAATGCAGGTATGTCTATATGCATATATACTAATACAATCTCATCTCTTGCGGATTACTAaaccaaaaattcaaagaaatggaaaaaagTAGAAAAAGTCACATGATGTGCATGTTACCCCGCACAATTTTTGTTTGACTGCGGGTGCAGTAAACATCCATACATTTCAAATggcaaaataaaaattaacgaattttttaaagaaagTTTAATTTTTACATAGCGCGTCGAGAGAAGAGAGAAATTGAACTCTTCCGCTGGGAAAAGTGACTTGTCTCAGCCAAGCGGTCTAACCAGGTTTTCATTTGTATCCGGCTGGAAGATGGGATCCTCCTGCCAAGCAACCAGTGTATAGGCTCACCAGAGAGTATTCGCTGAGCCTAACAGTTGGTTCAGACCATTTTGCTAAGCTGAGAGTGTGGGCCCATGTCCCACTTTCTGTAACTGAGTATCATCAATCTTCGGCAAATGGAAGCATCCAGCAGCGCGACGAGGGCTCTACCGAGAACTCTGTGAGATGCGCTTGCGTAgtgtaatttttcaatagtatATTGAAATACTCTTATATTACTTGTATATTACAAACAGTtcttattttgaaaatagtcGTATAAATCACACCAGACAAAACGTATGTTACAAGTCGAGACATGGTACGGTGGTATATGAACGGTTACTGGATGAATGGGCCTTTTAAAATCATTGTATGAGAAAGGAGGAAGTAATCTTAAAATCAAATGGTTATATTGgaaatgaaattatattatcaataagATGGATGATATGTAACTCTGAGAGTCTAGTAGAAACGAAAAAGAATGCCACGAATAACAGTTGAAATGCACAGCAAAAGACCAATCATATATTGTGATTTGCATAAATAACATCCATGTTTAGCAACGATATCTCACGTACAGTAGTTTCtatattgaatcaaattttacTAACAGCTATaacaatctttttttttgtttcatttaatACAGTTAATAAGATGGGTATTTCTCGTGATTCTCGTCACAAAAGATCAGCCACCGGTGCTAAGCGTGCTCAATTcagaaagaagagaaagttCGAATTAGGTCGTCAACCGGCTAACACCAAGATTGGTACCAAGAGAATTCACTCTGTTAGAACCAGAGGTGGTAACAAGAAATTCAGAGCTTTAAGAATCGAAACCGGTAACTTCTCCTGGGCTTCCGAAGGTGTTTCCAAGAAGACTAGAATTGCTGGTGTCGTTTACCATCCATCCAATAACGAATTAGTTAGAACTAACACTTTAACTAAGGCTGCTATTGTTCAAATTGATGCCACCCCATTCAGACAATGGTACGAAGCTCATTACGGTCAAACTTTAggtaagaagaagaataccaaggaagaagaagtcgTTGCCAAGTCCAAGAACTCCGAAAGAAAATGGGCTTCCAGAGCTGCTAATGCCAAAATCGAACAAGCCGTTGAATCTCAATTCTCCGCTGGTAGATTATACGCCTGCATTTCATCCAGACCAGGTCAATCCGGTAGATGTGATGGTTACATCTTAGAAGGTGAAGAATTAGCTTTCTACTTAAGAAGATTAACTGCTAAGAAATAAGCTTGAAAGAATTTAACAg encodes:
- the KAFR0L01760 gene encoding uncharacterized protein (similar to Saccharomyces cerevisiae AST1 (YBL069W) and AST2 (YER101C); ancestral locus Anc_7.393); translated protein: MSANTTTRLHAVSLAKDKSVPRTIYSEDANKLQRVARPLRNVKHIPIKAQVFYSKDGPTEFSYEKKIRTPIPKDKIVVQVKHVGLNPVDLKIRNGYANAVYGQVGLGREYSGVVTHVGSDVQFAWHEGDEVFGIYYHPHLGNGALQSSILVDPKVDPILLRPDTISEIDASASLYCLGTAFNILDRLQRDKFLKSDSNILVNGGTSSVGMFAIQLLKRHYKVSKKIVIVTSSNGPDILKKNFSDFANEMIFINYLTCRGKASKPLRKMLDEEKIEDYTNPNEETFLEYDQGKFDIVLDFVGGYDILSYSSTLIHGKGCYVTTVGDYVSNYNTDIFNSWDNPSANARKLFGSVIWKYTYISYNFDPTVKSAAKNDWINKCGQFLEDGTVKCVVDQVYDWKDTVKAFDYMRTQRAQGKIVLNVEIF
- the KTI11 gene encoding Kti11p (similar to Saccharomyces cerevisiae KTI11 (YBL071W-A); ancestral locus Anc_7.394), translating into MSTYDDIEIEDMTFLPETQMFTYPCPCGDRFEILLEDMFDGENIAVCPSCSLMIEVIFEPEDLAEFYEKAGLPAPTPIAA
- the KAFR0L01780 gene encoding 40S ribosomal protein eS8 (similar to Saccharomyces cerevisiae RPS8A (YBL072C) and RPS8B (YER102W); ancestral locus Anc_7.395); translated protein: MGISRDSRHKRSATGAKRAQFRKKRKFELGRQPANTKIGTKRIHSVRTRGGNKKFRALRIETGNFSWASEGVSKKTRIAGVVYHPSNNELVRTNTLTKAAIVQIDATPFRQWYEAHYGQTLGKKKNTKEEEVVAKSKNSERKWASRAANAKIEQAVESQFSAGRLYACISSRPGQSGRCDGYILEGEELAFYLRRLTAKK